From a single Sulfolobus sp. E5-1-F genomic region:
- a CDS encoding aminopeptidase P family protein has product MNKLRKLKAILEDKKDSCAIIFGSPNLFYFLEYSGAGALVYCDSRFTLLVPALEMYRAENVKGVDILIYYPSKILENVIEGNIFKAIEKIVNKNNVMLDVSWVDAGTYNALSQKYRVIDFSNEITRLREVKDDDEIERIRKAGEITAVAMKIGMEKLIEGTSNEKQIAGIIDMTMKSIGAEDYAFPSIVAFGENSAYPHHIPTDRVLRNNDIVLFDIGAKYNGYCFDSTRTFVFKNSEAKKVYEIVLEAQMEAIDAVRDGVVASEVDAVARTIIEKAGYGKYFIHSTGHGVGVEIHESPTISMNSKQILKENMIITVEPGIYLKGRFGIRIEDTLIVTKGKPIVLETTYKLL; this is encoded by the coding sequence ATGAATAAGTTAAGAAAGCTCAAGGCGATCCTAGAAGATAAAAAAGATAGTTGCGCTATTATATTTGGTTCGCCAAATTTATTTTACTTCCTAGAGTATTCTGGGGCAGGGGCATTAGTCTATTGTGATTCACGTTTTACCTTGCTCGTTCCCGCTTTAGAGATGTATAGAGCAGAGAATGTAAAAGGTGTTGATATCTTGATTTATTATCCATCTAAAATTCTTGAGAACGTTATTGAAGGTAATATATTTAAAGCTATTGAAAAAATTGTCAATAAGAATAACGTAATGTTGGACGTAAGCTGGGTTGATGCTGGCACATATAACGCGTTGTCACAAAAGTATAGAGTAATCGATTTTTCTAATGAAATAACAAGGTTAAGAGAAGTTAAGGATGATGATGAGATAGAAAGAATAAGAAAAGCTGGCGAAATTACTGCCGTTGCAATGAAAATTGGAATGGAAAAATTGATTGAAGGAACCTCTAATGAGAAACAAATTGCTGGCATCATTGATATGACTATGAAATCGATTGGTGCTGAAGATTACGCTTTTCCATCCATAGTGGCCTTTGGAGAGAATTCCGCATATCCTCATCACATTCCTACAGATCGTGTGTTAAGAAATAATGATATTGTACTATTCGATATAGGAGCCAAATATAATGGCTACTGTTTTGATAGTACTAGGACTTTTGTATTTAAGAATAGTGAAGCAAAGAAAGTCTATGAAATAGTTTTGGAGGCACAAATGGAAGCTATAGATGCTGTGAGGGATGGGGTAGTGGCTTCAGAAGTAGATGCTGTTGCTAGGACGATTATAGAAAAGGCTGGTTACGGCAAATATTTTATACATTCTACTGGTCATGGAGTAGGGGTAGAAATACACGAAAGTCCTACAATTTCAATGAATTCTAAACAAATATTAAAGGAAAATATGATTATTACTGTAGAGCCCGGAATATATCTGAAAGGCAGGTTTGGTATACGTATAGAAGATACACTTATAGTAACTAAAGGAAAACCAATCGTGTTAGAAACTACTTATAAGCTGTTGTAG
- a CDS encoding serine/threonine protein kinase: protein MFKNSYSQSRIIKKDNKLYVQKCYMTIFGIKWYFISTFFWNYPYVADPKERFVRELDFFLDNTWKDTVIVPKLIDIDAKELCITREFIEGDEINEENIEIIAKGLREIHEVGYVLGDTKISNFVIVNRSKLAVIDAEQSFKSNNVYYRAWDLVVFFLFLSYKIVNINHFQEVAKRFLDEYMPDKNITREFFDIKNINLMGLYPPTHLYILKNLMSNFY from the coding sequence ATGTTTAAAAATTCATACAGCCAGTCAAGAATCATAAAGAAGGATAACAAATTATATGTACAAAAATGCTATATGACAATCTTTGGAATAAAGTGGTATTTTATCTCTACTTTCTTTTGGAATTATCCATATGTTGCTGATCCTAAAGAAAGATTCGTTAGAGAACTGGATTTTTTCTTAGATAACACATGGAAGGATACAGTTATTGTACCTAAACTAATTGATATTGATGCAAAAGAACTTTGCATAACTAGAGAGTTTATAGAAGGGGATGAGATAAATGAGGAAAATATAGAGATAATAGCAAAAGGCTTGAGGGAAATCCATGAGGTCGGATATGTACTAGGTGACACTAAAATAAGTAACTTTGTTATAGTAAATAGAAGTAAGTTAGCTGTTATAGACGCTGAACAATCATTTAAATCTAATAATGTGTATTATAGAGCTTGGGATCTAGTAGTATTCTTCTTATTCTTAAGTTACAAAATAGTTAATATAAATCATTTCCAAGAAGTAGCTAAAAGATTTCTAGATGAGTATATGCCTGATAAGAATATTACTAGAGAGTTCTTTGATATAAAGAATATAAATCTAATGGGATTATACCCTCCAACTCATTTATATATACTAAAAAACTTAATGAGCAATTTTTATTAA
- a CDS encoding sulfurtransferase TusA family protein, with amino-acid sequence MKIIESNDICPVILTNVVKEWVSLKKGEEEELVIITTWKAVGQELEKWCNETGNLFLGVSKKDGKIEVRLKLIKNK; translated from the coding sequence ATGAAAATTATCGAGTCAAATGATATATGCCCAGTTATTTTAACTAATGTAGTAAAAGAGTGGGTTTCCCTAAAAAAAGGCGAGGAGGAGGAATTAGTAATAATTACTACATGGAAAGCAGTAGGACAAGAGTTAGAAAAATGGTGTAATGAAACTGGTAATCTATTTCTCGGCGTATCTAAAAAAGATGGAAAGATAGAAGTAAGGCTCAAGTTGATTAAAAATAAATAA
- a CDS encoding class I adenylate-forming enzyme family protein: protein MIKKETMSLATLLYKWYKETPSKTFLIDKSQAVTYEQAAREVAYVASNISPGDTVVHLMFNSLQSIINYLAVYWAGGKVVAVDPLTSAEDLKFILEDSSPDLIITDEEIYKREYDVLKSYKVIVNKKGKEIFVKPYEYREDEVGLIYYYAGIAGRTMQVLHSATRVELNSATVYNVINLKEIRGILTVPIAHVLGNSVLGVTLEAGGTLYVMSKFNVDEAIESINKYNINYLSTVPTVYDYLNNEEKRKLDSLELCVSSAAPLFPSTVNIFKTKYGKDIVQQYGFTEGLILTFQPKELAGVISIGKPLPGVEIKIVDNEGKESNEGELWVKAPWLMLGYKDREETVKVFSEGWLRTGDLVRIDEKGLLYFRGIKKRMLKFKGYPIFPRDLEEVLKTHPLVENVKVIGEDAGNLGQQPVALVKVKEPKTGIEDELLNYVNSRVAFYKRLKKVYVVDKIE, encoded by the coding sequence GTGATAAAAAAGGAAACTATGAGTCTAGCAACATTACTTTATAAATGGTATAAAGAAACTCCTTCAAAGACCTTTCTAATCGATAAAAGCCAAGCAGTTACTTACGAACAAGCTGCTAGAGAAGTAGCATACGTTGCTTCTAATATCTCACCTGGAGATACTGTAGTTCATCTAATGTTCAATTCTCTACAGTCAATAATAAACTACTTGGCAGTATATTGGGCAGGGGGAAAGGTAGTTGCAGTTGATCCGCTAACTTCAGCCGAAGATTTAAAGTTCATTTTAGAGGACTCAAGCCCTGACCTAATAATAACTGACGAGGAGATATATAAGAGAGAATACGATGTGCTAAAATCGTATAAGGTTATAGTTAACAAGAAAGGAAAAGAGATTTTTGTAAAACCATATGAGTATAGAGAGGATGAGGTAGGCCTAATTTACTATTATGCTGGAATAGCAGGGAGAACGATGCAAGTATTGCATAGTGCTACTAGGGTTGAGCTTAACTCCGCAACAGTCTACAATGTAATTAACCTTAAAGAGATTAGGGGGATACTAACAGTTCCTATAGCTCACGTCTTAGGAAATAGCGTATTAGGTGTTACCTTGGAAGCTGGAGGCACGTTATACGTTATGAGTAAATTTAACGTTGATGAAGCAATTGAAAGTATAAATAAATATAACATTAACTATCTATCAACTGTTCCAACTGTTTACGATTACTTAAATAACGAGGAGAAAAGGAAATTAGATAGTTTAGAATTATGTGTAAGCTCTGCTGCACCATTATTTCCATCAACCGTAAATATCTTTAAGACTAAATACGGAAAAGATATCGTTCAACAGTATGGCTTTACTGAGGGTTTAATTCTAACTTTCCAACCCAAGGAACTAGCTGGGGTAATTTCAATAGGAAAGCCCTTGCCTGGCGTTGAAATAAAGATAGTGGATAACGAGGGCAAAGAGAGTAATGAAGGTGAATTGTGGGTTAAGGCTCCTTGGCTCATGTTAGGATATAAGGATAGAGAGGAGACAGTTAAAGTGTTTAGTGAGGGATGGCTAAGAACAGGTGATTTAGTTAGGATTGATGAGAAAGGTTTACTGTATTTTAGAGGAATTAAAAAGAGGATGCTAAAATTTAAGGGATATCCGATATTTCCAAGAGACTTAGAAGAAGTTTTGAAAACTCATCCACTCGTTGAAAACGTAAAAGTTATAGGAGAGGACGCTGGAAATTTAGGGCAACAACCTGTTGCCTTAGTTAAGGTGAAGGAGCCGAAGACCGGAATAGAGGACGAATTACTTAATTATGTAAATTCTAGGGTAGCTTTTTATAAGAGATTAAAGAAAGTTTATGTGGTAGATAAGATTGAGTGA
- a CDS encoding ATP-binding cassette domain-containing protein, with protein sequence MIEVYAKKKLQDFLLNVNFSEKGIIAITGKNGSGKSTLLKMIAGILRPDEGYVKLNDIDITHLPINKRNVVLVTPESYIPTLDLKKHLKWGAKLKGRKVDDKEIMELAKLLEVPNENKKVGNLSLGNKEKVSLATAILAKPNLILVDEGFSNISEKEHFINIYIDLCKKNQIELIYVTQDVEDVKFSDHHYVMKNGSLHKVF encoded by the coding sequence ATGATTGAGGTATATGCAAAAAAGAAATTGCAAGATTTTTTGTTAAATGTTAACTTCTCTGAAAAAGGAATAATTGCAATTACAGGTAAAAACGGTAGTGGGAAAAGCACATTACTAAAGATGATTGCCGGAATTCTAAGACCAGATGAAGGGTACGTTAAATTAAATGACATAGATATTACACATTTACCCATTAATAAGAGAAACGTTGTATTAGTGACTCCAGAAAGTTATATTCCCACATTAGACTTAAAGAAACATCTGAAATGGGGGGCTAAACTAAAGGGAAGAAAAGTAGATGATAAAGAAATAATGGAGTTAGCTAAATTGCTCGAAGTTCCCAATGAGAATAAAAAAGTAGGCAATTTGAGCTTAGGAAATAAGGAGAAAGTCTCATTAGCTACAGCCATTTTAGCAAAACCTAATTTAATTTTAGTTGATGAGGGATTCAGTAATATCTCGGAAAAGGAACATTTTATTAACATTTATATCGATTTATGTAAAAAGAATCAAATAGAACTAATTTATGTTACTCAAGATGTTGAAGATGTTAAATTTTCCGATCATCATTACGTGATGAAAAATGGATCTCTACATAAAGTTTTTTAA
- a CDS encoding DsrE/DsrF/DrsH-like family protein, giving the protein MSKITILLADNSLDKLYHGLVVALGARALGWDVKFFVTSQAVVLFTKSGKGKGKLGLPFIARFFVKFQMRRLNIPDPEKLIDDAINQGVEFFVDEAGLRLVDAKSEDLLDNVKLSGSISFLLEAKESDVVITL; this is encoded by the coding sequence ATGAGTAAGATTACTATCTTACTTGCGGATAATAGTTTAGATAAACTCTATCATGGTCTGGTAGTAGCTTTAGGAGCAAGAGCTTTAGGCTGGGATGTTAAGTTTTTCGTAACATCACAAGCTGTAGTTCTCTTCACAAAATCAGGGAAAGGAAAAGGGAAATTAGGTTTACCTTTCATTGCCAGATTTTTCGTTAAGTTTCAAATGAGGAGGCTAAATATTCCAGATCCAGAAAAATTAATTGATGATGCAATAAATCAAGGTGTTGAATTCTTTGTTGATGAGGCTGGCTTAAGGCTTGTGGATGCTAAAAGTGAAGATCTATTAGATAATGTTAAATTATCAGGAAGTATATCGTTTCTATTGGAAGCAAAGGAATCAGATGTGGTGATTACACTATGA
- a CDS encoding cysteine synthase family protein yields MSNPLHVFSNEQELLEGMWPTPLLKLRIGDDTWAKLEFYNPFSRSVKDRTAWFLFRQALLKNANHIVEATSGNTGIALASLSSIYGMQFTMFVPIVAPKVYKVFVKLLGGNVIEAGNSTNDVIPLVKRFAEMSNAVNLDQFNNPINVIAHYETTAREIDEQLSSIGKKPSRIIATMGTGGHIAGIAKYFKEKYGDYVEIVGVQPSENSRIPGIKRQNYSNSLLRDVKIDRVIDVSLEEAIDGTVNVARTSGILIGISAGATVAAYKKINDVSSTTVLIFPDDAFKYVDILEQTLKEI; encoded by the coding sequence GTGTCAAATCCTCTTCACGTATTCTCAAATGAACAAGAGTTACTAGAAGGTATGTGGCCTACTCCGCTACTAAAGCTTAGAATAGGAGATGACACGTGGGCTAAACTAGAATTTTATAATCCTTTTAGCAGAAGTGTAAAAGATAGGACGGCGTGGTTCTTATTTAGGCAAGCGTTACTAAAAAATGCAAATCATATAGTCGAAGCCACCTCTGGTAATACTGGAATAGCCCTAGCATCTTTATCGTCTATTTATGGTATGCAATTCACAATGTTTGTCCCCATAGTCGCTCCAAAGGTCTATAAGGTTTTTGTAAAGTTATTAGGAGGTAATGTCATAGAAGCTGGCAATTCTACCAATGACGTGATACCTTTAGTAAAGAGGTTCGCAGAAATGAGCAATGCAGTAAATTTGGATCAATTCAATAATCCAATAAATGTAATAGCTCATTATGAGACTACTGCAAGAGAAATTGATGAACAGTTAAGTTCTATCGGAAAGAAACCTTCACGTATTATAGCCACTATGGGAACTGGAGGTCATATAGCAGGGATTGCTAAGTATTTTAAAGAAAAATATGGTGATTATGTAGAGATAGTAGGAGTTCAACCCTCGGAAAATTCTAGAATCCCTGGGATAAAGAGACAAAATTACTCTAATTCTTTACTAAGGGATGTGAAGATTGACCGCGTAATTGATGTAAGTTTAGAAGAGGCAATTGATGGAACAGTTAACGTAGCAAGGACTTCTGGGATTTTAATAGGTATAAGTGCAGGTGCTACTGTGGCAGCCTATAAAAAGATAAATGACGTTTCCTCAACTACAGTACTTATATTTCCAGACGACGCTTTCAAGTATGTTGATATTCTAGAGCAAACTTTAAAAGAGATTTAG
- a CDS encoding beta-ribofuranosylaminobenzene 5'-phosphate synthase family protein: MIRIIGLSRIHITLFDLEGKYGRIDGGVGVALKYPKIVVRSGNCFEPEVSLPFEVPKICIEEDFDEHVGLGHTTQYLLSVAKLAAEYNFKRLNSYELAKLVKRGGTSGVGVYAFDYGGFIVDGGHSIKVKKELLPSDFSSAPPPPLIARLNFPWYIYVNIPKDGKRIFGNDEIKAFKEAKLEGLDILARVVLMELIPSVAERDLEGALEAISLIQNLGFKKVEVSLQADKVRKLMKDMARVGFPAGLSSFGPAVYTFVSSKREGEELISRFGGFISEPNNEGAKVFWSTMSS; the protein is encoded by the coding sequence ATGATAAGGATCATTGGGCTTTCACGCATTCACATCACGTTGTTTGACCTTGAGGGGAAATACGGCAGAATTGATGGCGGGGTAGGAGTTGCCTTAAAATATCCTAAGATAGTGGTTAGGAGTGGTAATTGTTTCGAGCCTGAAGTGTCTTTACCATTTGAGGTCCCTAAAATATGTATAGAGGAAGACTTTGACGAACATGTAGGACTTGGTCACACTACACAATATTTGTTATCAGTGGCTAAGCTAGCTGCTGAATATAATTTTAAGAGACTTAACTCGTACGAGCTAGCCAAATTGGTAAAAAGAGGTGGCACATCCGGAGTCGGCGTTTATGCCTTCGATTACGGGGGTTTTATAGTAGATGGTGGGCACTCCATTAAAGTAAAAAAGGAGCTATTGCCGTCAGATTTCTCCTCCGCTCCTCCCCCTCCATTAATAGCAAGGCTAAATTTTCCTTGGTACATCTACGTTAATATACCTAAGGATGGTAAAAGAATATTTGGCAATGATGAAATTAAGGCATTTAAGGAGGCTAAGTTAGAGGGATTAGACATTTTAGCGAGGGTAGTCTTAATGGAGTTAATCCCGTCAGTTGCAGAAAGGGATTTAGAAGGGGCACTAGAAGCGATCTCATTAATCCAAAATTTGGGATTTAAGAAGGTTGAAGTCTCTTTACAAGCTGATAAGGTCAGAAAACTTATGAAGGATATGGCTAGGGTTGGTTTTCCCGCGGGTCTTTCCTCCTTCGGTCCTGCTGTCTATACATTTGTTAGTTCTAAAAGGGAGGGTGAGGAATTAATTTCAAGATTTGGTGGTTTTATATCTGAACCAAATAATGAGGGTGCTAAGGTATTCTGGAGTACGATGAGTTCGTAA
- the moaA gene encoding GTP 3',8-cyclase MoaA, whose amino-acid sequence MIDRFGRPLEDLRITLTHTCNFECFFCHMEGEEGDNYILSKDDILLVAKVARKFGINSVKLTGGEPTLRRDLIEIVRGLKQLGYRDVSMTTNGFLLKDLAYKLKLAGLDRINVSLHAISRETFKKITGVDAFDRVIEGIKSAVDTGLVPVKLNFVVNKRNREEVFKFIELSQNLGVNEIHLIELHPVGLGKLNFKEHDDLREIEEYIEKISIKKQIRKKHFRPRYVLPSGLIVEVVKPYANPIFCAGCNRIRLSVDGKLKTCLYREDNVIDVLDILKGEYSEDVKEELLGRAFMIAISIREPNFKYRI is encoded by the coding sequence ATGATTGATAGATTTGGTAGACCATTAGAAGATCTTAGGATAACGTTAACACATACATGCAACTTTGAATGCTTCTTCTGTCATATGGAGGGAGAAGAAGGAGATAATTACATTTTAAGTAAAGACGATATTTTATTAGTTGCCAAGGTAGCTAGGAAATTTGGCATAAACTCTGTGAAATTAACTGGAGGAGAACCAACATTACGACGAGATTTAATTGAAATAGTTAGAGGACTTAAGCAATTAGGATATAGAGACGTGTCTATGACAACCAATGGTTTTCTCTTAAAGGATCTGGCTTATAAATTAAAGTTAGCTGGACTTGATAGAATTAATGTCAGCCTTCATGCTATTTCAAGGGAGACATTCAAGAAAATTACGGGCGTAGATGCTTTCGATAGAGTAATTGAAGGAATAAAAAGTGCTGTAGATACAGGTTTAGTACCAGTGAAGTTAAATTTTGTTGTAAATAAGAGGAATCGGGAAGAAGTCTTTAAGTTTATTGAACTTTCCCAAAATTTAGGTGTAAATGAAATACATCTTATAGAACTGCATCCAGTGGGATTAGGGAAATTAAATTTTAAAGAACATGACGACTTAAGAGAAATAGAAGAATACATTGAGAAAATATCTATTAAAAAGCAAATCAGGAAAAAACATTTTAGACCACGTTATGTTCTTCCTTCTGGGTTAATAGTTGAGGTAGTTAAGCCTTATGCAAATCCAATATTCTGTGCTGGATGCAATAGAATTAGATTATCTGTTGATGGAAAGTTAAAGACTTGCTTATATAGAGAAGACAACGTGATAGATGTACTAGATATATTAAAAGGAGAGTATTCAGAAGATGTTAAAGAAGAACTATTGGGAAGGGCATTTATGATAGCAATATCTATTAGAGAGCCTAACTTCAAATATAGAATATGA
- the trxA gene encoding thioredoxin, with product MSEIDSLIKEVAERLQKKGEEYGKKKEDVTLVLTEENFDEVIKNNKLVLVDCWAEWCAPCHLYEPIYKKVAEKYKGKAVFGRLNVDENQKIADKYSVLNIPTTLIFVNGQLVDSLVGAVDEDTLESTINKYLE from the coding sequence TTGAGTGAAATTGACTCATTAATTAAGGAAGTTGCTGAAAGGCTACAAAAGAAGGGTGAAGAATATGGTAAAAAGAAGGAGGACGTTACCTTAGTCTTAACTGAAGAGAACTTCGATGAAGTAATTAAAAATAATAAGTTAGTTTTAGTAGATTGTTGGGCTGAATGGTGTGCTCCATGCCATCTTTATGAACCAATTTACAAAAAAGTTGCTGAAAAATATAAGGGTAAAGCCGTTTTTGGAAGATTAAATGTTGATGAAAATCAAAAGATTGCAGATAAGTATAGCGTACTTAATATACCTACTACGTTAATTTTTGTTAATGGCCAATTAGTGGATTCTTTAGTTGGCGCTGTTGATGAAGATACTTTAGAGAGTACTATAAATAAATACTTAGAATGA
- a CDS encoding MarR family transcriptional regulator, producing the protein MNSKDKVISILKEKGSLPQSELGKLSGLSKSRLSEVLSELEKEGIIKRRKVLGKNLEVSLSQDRFLRLGIIRAAEYPFIIPFIKNLENRGYNVTVKIYENGIDLTKDLVEAKLDLGLSPIITQMIFLTIYRNIRIIGGGAKGGGGIIGKTCTRIASTVMSSMEMWAFREFRNIEIIPSYSSYQMLDFLEKGVVDGIAIWEPFLSILERKGYKVHRFTPLHCCTLAVRDNMDWEKIRGIYEESFSWFKSSMDRWISSYSNLLNIDYNILKEASKNYEFDYYLDLNEFKNTLKNTGIFVPI; encoded by the coding sequence ATGAACAGTAAAGATAAAGTTATATCTATCTTGAAGGAAAAAGGTTCTCTACCTCAAAGCGAACTAGGTAAACTTTCTGGATTATCGAAGAGTAGATTATCTGAAGTCTTATCCGAACTAGAGAAAGAAGGTATAATAAAGAGAAGGAAGGTTTTAGGAAAAAACCTAGAAGTGAGTTTATCTCAAGATAGATTCTTAAGGTTAGGAATTATAAGAGCTGCAGAGTATCCGTTCATAATTCCGTTTATTAAAAATCTGGAAAATAGGGGATATAATGTTACTGTTAAAATTTATGAAAATGGGATTGATTTAACTAAAGATTTAGTCGAAGCTAAGTTAGATTTGGGTCTATCACCAATAATAACGCAAATGATATTTTTAACAATATATCGTAATATAAGAATTATTGGAGGAGGTGCTAAAGGAGGAGGTGGAATTATAGGCAAAACTTGCACTAGAATTGCATCGACTGTGATGTCAAGTATGGAAATGTGGGCATTTAGGGAATTTAGGAATATTGAGATCATTCCATCCTATAGTTCATATCAAATGTTGGACTTTCTTGAAAAAGGGGTAGTGGATGGTATAGCAATTTGGGAACCCTTTTTGTCAATTTTAGAGAGGAAGGGGTATAAGGTACACAGATTTACGCCATTACATTGTTGTACATTAGCAGTAAGGGATAATATGGATTGGGAGAAAATAAGGGGTATTTATGAGGAGTCATTTAGTTGGTTTAAGTCTTCTATGGATAGATGGATTTCAAGCTATTCAAACTTACTTAATATCGACTATAATATTCTAAAAGAGGCATCAAAAAATTATGAATTCGACTACTACCTTGATCTTAATGAGTTTAAAAATACATTAAAAAATACTGGTATTTTTGTACCAATTTAA
- the glnA gene encoding type I glutamate--ammonia ligase, whose translation MPSTAEDVIKFLKENNIKWVDLQFTDVPGRLHHITIPASDFDLESLKTGFGKLDGSSIRGFTSIYESDMVLLPVPETMTLVPWSPGVARVLCKVFWGGGKGRFERDPRFIAEEAEKYQAEQGYTSYYGPELEFFMFDKVKLDVSTPQSGTGYKIYAREAPWSDSGTFVIRFKEGYYPAPPVDQLMDVRVEIVETLVKYFGYTIEATHHEVATAGQSEIDFRFSTLVDTADKVQTLKYVAKNIAAKHGLVVTFMPKPIYGDNGTGMHTHLSLWTKDGKKNLMYDPNEEYAEISQFGRYVIGGLLTHARALSAIVSPTVNSYRRLIPGFEAPVYIAWSKGNRSAVVRVPAYYKGMEKAKRIEYRPPDPSTNPYLAFAALLMAALDGVNKKIDPGDPVDENIYHLTPERRKQLGIRELPRSLDEALDELESDKEFLKPVFNSSLLDTYIDLKRDEARSLQGYPHPMELYYYLDS comes from the coding sequence ATGCCAAGTACAGCAGAAGATGTAATCAAATTCCTAAAGGAAAATAACATAAAGTGGGTAGATCTACAATTTACAGATGTTCCTGGAAGACTACATCATATTACAATTCCTGCTAGCGACTTTGATTTGGAATCTTTAAAAACAGGCTTCGGCAAATTAGATGGAAGTAGTATAAGGGGATTCACAAGTATCTATGAAAGTGATATGGTACTACTACCAGTACCAGAAACCATGACGTTAGTTCCTTGGTCTCCTGGAGTAGCTAGAGTATTATGTAAGGTTTTCTGGGGAGGAGGAAAAGGAAGATTTGAAAGAGATCCTAGATTCATAGCTGAGGAAGCTGAGAAATATCAAGCAGAACAAGGTTATACCTCTTACTATGGTCCAGAATTAGAGTTCTTCATGTTCGATAAGGTAAAATTAGACGTAAGTACACCACAGTCTGGAACTGGATATAAAATTTATGCAAGAGAGGCTCCGTGGAGCGATAGTGGAACCTTTGTAATAAGATTCAAAGAGGGATATTACCCAGCACCACCAGTTGATCAATTAATGGATGTAAGAGTAGAGATCGTTGAGACTTTAGTTAAATACTTTGGATACACAATAGAGGCTACACATCACGAAGTTGCAACTGCAGGACAAAGTGAAATAGACTTCAGATTCTCCACTCTCGTAGATACTGCAGATAAGGTTCAAACTCTGAAGTATGTAGCTAAAAACATTGCTGCAAAACACGGATTAGTAGTAACTTTCATGCCAAAACCTATTTATGGTGATAATGGAACTGGTATGCATACACATCTTAGTTTATGGACTAAGGACGGAAAGAAGAATTTAATGTATGATCCTAATGAAGAATATGCAGAGATTAGCCAATTTGGAAGATATGTAATCGGAGGCCTTTTAACACATGCTAGAGCTTTATCAGCAATAGTGTCTCCTACTGTAAATAGTTATAGAAGGTTAATACCAGGATTTGAAGCACCAGTATACATAGCGTGGAGTAAGGGGAACAGAAGCGCTGTAGTTAGAGTACCAGCATATTACAAAGGAATGGAGAAAGCTAAAAGAATAGAGTACAGACCTCCAGATCCTTCAACTAATCCATATTTAGCATTTGCTGCATTATTAATGGCTGCATTAGATGGTGTGAACAAGAAAATAGATCCAGGAGATCCAGTGGATGAGAATATATATCACCTAACTCCAGAGAGGAGAAAACAATTAGGAATAAGAGAGCTACCTAGATCATTAGACGAAGCTTTAGACGAGTTAGAAAGTGATAAAGAGTTCTTAAAGCCGGTATTTAACTCGTCATTGTTAGATACTTATATAGATTTAAAGAGAGATGAGGCACGAAGTTTACAAGGTTATCCGCACCCAATGGAGTTGTACTATTATCTAGATTCTTAA
- the folE gene encoding GTP cyclohydrolase I: MQKTELDDQKLVEEIARRIKEILELLGENPEREGLKETPERVARALLEMTSGLRTPPPQIKVFSLGEDGEVYEKNQIVLIKDVNFSSLCEHHMLPIIGKIHVAYIVSNSGKVAGFSKIIRIINYYSSRLQIQERLVEQIADAIMNSEIKPKGVMVIGNAIHMCSYVRGVKDKEAKLVSVAYRGLFKTNRGLQNHVFKLLDNASKVSLL; the protein is encoded by the coding sequence ATGCAAAAGACAGAGTTAGATGACCAAAAATTAGTAGAAGAAATAGCGAGAAGGATAAAGGAAATTCTTGAATTATTGGGTGAGAATCCGGAAAGAGAAGGGCTTAAGGAGACGCCTGAAAGAGTAGCTAGAGCTTTGCTAGAAATGACTTCAGGATTGAGAACACCACCTCCTCAAATTAAAGTATTCAGTTTAGGTGAAGATGGTGAAGTATATGAAAAGAATCAAATAGTACTAATAAAAGACGTAAACTTTTCGTCATTGTGCGAACATCATATGTTGCCAATTATTGGAAAAATCCATGTAGCATATATTGTTAGCAATAGCGGTAAGGTTGCTGGATTTAGTAAAATAATTAGAATTATAAATTATTATTCTTCACGCCTTCAAATTCAAGAGAGATTAGTGGAACAAATAGCTGATGCCATAATGAATAGCGAAATAAAACCTAAAGGCGTTATGGTGATAGGGAACGCAATACACATGTGTTCATATGTTAGAGGAGTAAAGGATAAAGAGGCTAAGTTAGTTTCAGTAGCATACAGAGGGCTGTTTAAGACTAATAGAGGTTTACAAAATCATGTCTTCAAGTTACTCGATAATGCAAGTAAGGTAAGCTTATTATAG